One Methylomarinovum tepidoasis DNA window includes the following coding sequences:
- a CDS encoding retropepsin-like aspartic protease family protein, with the protein MGLYDRDYYRERFKEQPKKNQRCFRDKKSFRLKHILYSLTILGLLWYGIRNHLYSNIPLLINTPKPIPGGVILPRDDRGHYRGIAYINGVPMQFMIDTGASRIAIPKIKAIQAGLSKGKPIISHTAGGTVLDYQTRLKEIRIGNAVLYNIPAIINDHIDEVLVGMNFVKNFTMIQNGDTLTLKYPGYNGEIPISTVTTSPKAQRSLRRTIDSPATATGRKINDNRAALAISQKYSQSKHPSVRVIKKSICSVHEGIKRCITAYSDH; encoded by the coding sequence ATGGGACTGTATGACAGAGACTATTACAGAGAGCGGTTCAAGGAACAACCAAAGAAAAATCAACGATGCTTTCGTGACAAAAAGTCATTTCGTCTTAAGCACATCCTGTATTCACTGACAATACTGGGATTGCTTTGGTACGGCATTAGAAACCATCTGTATAGTAACATTCCACTTTTGATAAACACACCGAAACCCATCCCAGGTGGCGTTATTCTACCTCGTGACGATCGGGGGCATTATCGGGGCATAGCATATATTAATGGCGTTCCAATGCAATTTATGATCGACACTGGTGCTAGCAGAATAGCTATTCCTAAAATCAAAGCCATCCAGGCAGGCTTGTCGAAAGGCAAACCAATCATATCTCACACGGCAGGTGGCACAGTATTGGACTATCAAACGCGACTGAAGGAAATTCGGATAGGAAACGCAGTTCTCTATAACATTCCCGCCATTATCAATGATCATATCGACGAGGTATTGGTTGGAATGAATTTTGTGAAAAATTTCACCATGATCCAAAATGGCGACACATTAACACTGAAATATCCTGGATATAATGGAGAGATTCCTATTTCCACTGTCACAACTTCCCCCAAAGCACAAAGAAGCTTAAGAAGAACCATAGACTCACCTGCAACCGCAACAGGAAGAAAAATTAATGACAATCGTGCCGCCCTGGCTATTTCGCAGAAATATTCCCAATCGAAACATCCTTCTGTTAGAGTGATCAAAAAGTCAATTTGCAGTGTACATGAAGGGATAAAACGCTGTATTACAGCGTACAGTGATCACTGA
- a CDS encoding ATP-binding cassette domain-containing protein — protein sequence MTTLLTIKNVSLAYGAHPLLDRAELAIETGERIGLIGRNGEGKSTLLRLCAGQIEADDGEIWRRPGLKVALLEQTPRLDTDLSAYDVVAQGLGEIGDLLQRYHHLARQAPPDLKALEHLQHQLEAREGWQLQQKIDQALTRLGLDPDTPAASLSGGWQRRLSLARALVSEPDLLLLDEPTNHLDLDTIAWLEDELRQFPGSLLFVTHDRTFLQKLATRIVDLDRGKLTSWPGDYRTYLEKKAAALAEEERRNAEFDKKLAQEEAWIRQGIKARRTRNEGRVRALKQLRQERARRREQQGKANLKLEAAERSGKLVIEAENLTHAYGDQVIVRDFSTTLLRGDRVGLIGPNGAGKSTLLKLLLKQLEPQSGTVRHGTNLEILWFDQQRSQLDPERTVVDTVADGNDWVTVGGRRRHVMSYLADFLFTPERARQPVKSLSGGEQSRLLLARLFTRPANLLVLDEPTNDLDLETLELLEALLLDFDGTLLLVSHDRTFLDNVVTSTLVFEGDGKIGEYVGGYEDFLRQRPTPQAPPPKAEKRPEKPRPKRAKTKLSYKEQRELESLPGEIERLEAEQAALNDRIARPDFYKGDPAEVSRVLAELQSLQRTLEEKYARWDELEGLKEALQG from the coding sequence ATGACCACCCTGCTGACCATCAAGAACGTCTCCCTCGCCTACGGTGCCCATCCCCTGCTCGACCGGGCCGAACTGGCCATCGAAACCGGCGAACGCATCGGCCTCATCGGCCGCAACGGCGAGGGCAAATCCACCCTGCTGCGCCTGTGCGCCGGTCAGATCGAGGCGGACGACGGCGAGATCTGGCGCCGGCCCGGCCTCAAGGTCGCCCTGCTGGAACAGACGCCCCGACTCGATACCGATCTGAGCGCCTACGACGTGGTCGCCCAGGGGCTGGGGGAAATCGGCGACCTGCTGCAGCGCTACCACCACCTGGCCCGGCAGGCGCCGCCGGACCTGAAGGCCCTGGAACACCTCCAGCACCAACTGGAGGCCCGGGAAGGCTGGCAGTTGCAGCAGAAGATCGACCAGGCCCTGACCCGTCTGGGTCTCGATCCAGACACCCCGGCCGCCTCCCTCTCCGGCGGCTGGCAGCGGCGTCTGAGCCTGGCCCGCGCCCTGGTGAGCGAACCGGATCTGCTGCTTTTGGATGAGCCCACCAACCATCTCGATCTGGACACCATCGCCTGGCTCGAGGACGAACTGCGCCAATTCCCCGGCAGCCTGCTGTTCGTCACCCACGACCGCACCTTCCTGCAGAAACTGGCCACCCGCATCGTCGATCTCGACCGCGGCAAGCTGACCTCCTGGCCCGGCGACTACCGCACCTATCTGGAGAAGAAGGCCGCTGCCCTGGCCGAGGAAGAACGCCGCAACGCCGAATTCGACAAGAAACTGGCCCAGGAGGAAGCCTGGATCCGCCAGGGCATCAAGGCCCGCCGCACCCGCAACGAAGGCCGAGTGCGGGCGCTGAAGCAACTGCGCCAGGAACGGGCCCGGCGCCGTGAGCAGCAGGGCAAGGCCAATCTGAAGCTGGAAGCCGCCGAGCGCTCCGGCAAGCTCGTGATCGAGGCCGAAAACCTCACCCACGCCTACGGCGACCAGGTCATCGTCCGGGACTTTTCCACCACCCTCCTGCGCGGCGACCGCGTCGGCCTCATCGGTCCCAACGGCGCCGGCAAGTCCACCCTGCTGAAACTGCTGCTCAAACAACTGGAACCCCAGTCAGGCACCGTGCGTCACGGCACCAACCTGGAGATTCTCTGGTTCGACCAACAGCGCAGCCAGCTCGACCCAGAACGAACCGTGGTGGACACCGTCGCCGACGGCAACGACTGGGTCACCGTCGGCGGCCGGCGCCGCCACGTGATGTCCTATCTGGCCGACTTCCTGTTCACCCCCGAACGGGCCCGCCAGCCGGTCAAATCCCTCTCCGGCGGCGAGCAGAGCCGGCTTCTGCTGGCCCGGCTGTTCACCCGACCCGCCAACCTCCTGGTCCTCGACGAGCCCACCAACGACCTGGATCTGGAAACCCTGGAACTGCTTGAAGCCCTGCTTCTCGACTTCGACGGCACCCTGCTCCTGGTCAGCCACGACCGTACCTTCCTCGACAACGTGGTCACCTCCACCCTGGTGTTCGAGGGCGACGGCAAAATCGGCGAGTACGTCGGCGGCTACGAAGACTTCCTGCGCCAGCGCCCGACCCCGCAGGCCCCTCCGCCGAAAGCCGAAAAGCGCCCCGAAAAACCCCGCCCCAAGCGGGCCAAAACCAAACTCAGTTACAAGGAACAGCGGGAACTGGAAAGCCTGCCGGGAGAGATCGAACGTCTGGAAGCCGAACAAGCGGCACTCAACGACCGCATCGCCCGGCCCGATTTCTACAAGGGCGATCCGGCCGAGGTCAGCCGCGTTCTGGCCGAACTCCAGTCCCTGCAGCGCACCCTGGAGGAGAAATACGCCCGCTGGGACGAGTTGGAGGGACTGAAGGAAGCTTTGCAGGGTTGA
- a CDS encoding type II toxin-antitoxin system VapC family toxin — protein sequence MKVVLDASVLIKWLLADPEREAHTEKATDLVMAVGRGELDLILPGHWLVEVAAVLCRISPQTAQGDVETLHLLDWPTLDTPSLYRVATRLAVELRYHLFDTLYHATALETGATLVTADAHYWRKAGGLGRITLLPDFTV from the coding sequence TTGAAGGTTGTTCTCGATGCCAGCGTGCTGATCAAGTGGTTGCTCGCCGATCCTGAGCGCGAGGCCCACACCGAGAAAGCGACCGATTTGGTCATGGCCGTCGGACGTGGCGAGCTTGATCTGATCCTTCCCGGCCACTGGCTGGTCGAAGTGGCGGCGGTATTGTGCCGCATCAGCCCGCAAACCGCCCAGGGTGACGTGGAAACCCTTCACCTTCTCGACTGGCCCACCCTCGACACCCCCAGTCTGTACCGTGTGGCAACACGACTAGCGGTCGAGCTGCGCTACCACCTGTTCGACACCCTCTACCACGCCACCGCCCTGGAGACCGGCGCCACCCTGGTCACCGCCGATGCCCATTACTGGCGCAAGGCAGGCGGCCTGGGCCGAATCACCCTGCTACCCGATTTCACCGTATGA
- a CDS encoding cation:proton antiporter, producing MIETVLALAAMLYLALQIEDKLAIPVPLSLIALAFLLNHLFPEITRFTPDPQWFAALVLTLLPILLISDALELSVAELKRHAWSLFYLAVVAVVLSVVAGLWLRDFLFGEYHLGVAATVLLFAMVLATDPVSVVSVFSRFEIPHRLKILAEGESLFNDATALIVFVYIGLHLLQGGKLTLGYVTEISLVVGLGSVALGLVFGLIGLGLLKTTENRIAEMMVLLMTGYAAFDLAEHFYTLLNLLGGHSHLHLSGILACIVATVTVHHWMSREEREEERQIEAQQALIERPGATRGLIDTALNALRVTLEERVRHLRNKEDIQLLGLVSNTILFVAMAELIELELLARYWHEILVMFVATTVIRALMMAKFAWLTRQTRRMTDVNLRWWGVLTFAGIKGGLSIVMLSMIPREFPFLDLFKAVVIGVVLLSTFLYSLILLALISRNAAVFRQELAAERRDSM from the coding sequence ATGATCGAAACCGTGCTGGCGCTGGCGGCGATGCTCTACCTGGCCCTGCAGATCGAGGACAAGTTAGCGATTCCCGTGCCTTTGTCGCTGATCGCTCTGGCCTTCCTGCTCAATCACCTGTTTCCGGAGATCACCCGCTTCACCCCGGACCCCCAGTGGTTCGCCGCCCTGGTGCTGACCCTGCTGCCCATCCTGCTGATTTCCGACGCCTTGGAACTGAGCGTCGCCGAGCTGAAGAGGCACGCCTGGAGCCTGTTCTATCTGGCGGTGGTGGCCGTGGTCCTGTCGGTGGTGGCCGGTCTGTGGCTGCGGGATTTCCTGTTCGGTGAATACCATCTGGGCGTCGCGGCCACGGTGCTGTTGTTCGCCATGGTGCTGGCGACCGATCCGGTGTCGGTGGTGAGCGTCTTTTCCCGTTTCGAGATTCCCCACCGGCTGAAGATTCTGGCCGAGGGCGAGAGCCTGTTCAACGACGCCACCGCCCTGATCGTGTTCGTCTACATCGGCCTGCATCTGCTCCAGGGCGGGAAGCTGACCCTGGGCTACGTGACCGAGATCAGCCTGGTGGTCGGGTTGGGGTCGGTGGCGCTGGGCTTGGTGTTCGGTCTGATCGGTCTCGGGCTGCTCAAAACCACGGAAAACCGCATCGCCGAGATGATGGTCCTGCTCATGACCGGCTATGCCGCCTTCGATCTGGCCGAGCACTTCTACACCCTGCTGAACCTGCTCGGCGGCCACAGCCATTTGCATCTGTCGGGCATTCTGGCCTGCATCGTCGCCACCGTGACCGTCCATCACTGGATGAGCCGGGAGGAGCGCGAGGAGGAACGGCAGATCGAGGCCCAGCAGGCCTTGATCGAACGGCCCGGCGCCACCCGTGGTCTGATCGACACCGCCCTGAACGCCCTGCGGGTCACCCTGGAGGAAAGGGTCCGCCACCTGCGCAACAAGGAGGACATCCAGTTGCTGGGGCTAGTAAGCAACACTATCCTGTTCGTCGCCATGGCCGAACTGATCGAACTGGAGCTGCTGGCCCGCTACTGGCACGAAATTCTGGTCATGTTCGTGGCCACCACCGTGATCCGTGCCCTGATGATGGCCAAGTTCGCCTGGCTGACCCGGCAGACCCGGCGCATGACCGACGTCAACCTGCGCTGGTGGGGGGTGCTCACCTTCGCCGGCATCAAGGGCGGGCTGTCTATCGTCATGTTGTCGATGATTCCGCGGGAGTTTCCGTTTCTGGATCTGTTCAAGGCGGTGGTCATCGGCGTGGTGCTGCTGTCCACCTTCCTGTATTCCCTGATCCTGCTGGCGCTGATCAGCCGGAATGCGGCGGTGTTCCGACAGGAACTGGCGGCGGAAAGGCGTGATAGCATGTAA
- a CDS encoding Uma2 family endonuclease, giving the protein MTQQARIPYITVEDYLEGELHSDIRHEYVAGQVFAMVGSTLGHNRVVGNIATFLNSRLRGTPCSAYVSDVKVRIEAADAFYYPDVVVSCEAADLSALYLTEPVLVVEVLSPSTETTDRREKRLNYQKLPSLKEYVLVAPDAVQVEVYRRGQAGWEEVEIYGPEDTAVRLVSLDLAIPVAEIYTGVR; this is encoded by the coding sequence ATGACCCAACAGGCCCGCATTCCCTATATTACCGTGGAAGACTATCTGGAAGGCGAACTGCATAGCGACATCCGCCACGAGTATGTCGCCGGCCAAGTGTTCGCCATGGTCGGCAGCACCCTCGGCCACAATCGGGTGGTCGGGAATATCGCCACCTTCCTGAATTCCCGTCTGCGTGGAACGCCCTGTTCCGCCTATGTGAGCGACGTCAAGGTTCGCATCGAGGCCGCCGACGCCTTCTACTACCCGGACGTGGTGGTCAGCTGCGAGGCGGCCGACCTCTCGGCCCTGTATCTGACCGAACCGGTGCTGGTGGTGGAAGTGCTGTCCCCTTCCACGGAGACCACCGACCGGCGCGAAAAGCGCCTCAACTACCAGAAGCTGCCGAGTCTGAAGGAATACGTGCTGGTGGCGCCGGACGCGGTCCAGGTGGAGGTGTACCGCCGCGGCCAGGCCGGCTGGGAGGAGGTGGAAATCTACGGCCCGGAGGATACGGCGGTGCGGCTGGTTTCCCTCGATCTGGCCATTCCCGTGGCAGAGATCTACACCGGGGTGCGCTAA
- a CDS encoding alkaline phytoceramidase — protein sequence MTRWDVGILAGLTVLALGIAVWIGPVSQDPAYHHFADTRPCGPVPNCLDVLSNLAFLLAGAAGLRHLDRWPADLRPALGTFWWGVLLVAPGSAWYHWAPDDARLVWDRLPMSFAFMGLFAAVLIDRLRIGGRVLPVLAALGPASVGIWVLTGDLRSYGLVQFLPMAMTLVIVCRRPHGAIPQTALIWALGWYGLAKLAEWLDGGILRWTGLISGHTLKHLLAALATAKLWQPADVAAGRGQGRGRWSASKDAVDTSL from the coding sequence ATGACACGCTGGGATGTCGGGATATTGGCCGGACTCACCGTGCTGGCCCTGGGGATCGCTGTCTGGATCGGTCCCGTGTCCCAGGATCCCGCCTACCATCACTTCGCCGATACCCGCCCCTGCGGCCCGGTGCCCAACTGTCTCGACGTCCTGAGCAATCTGGCCTTTCTGCTGGCCGGGGCGGCGGGATTGAGACACCTGGACCGCTGGCCGGCCGACCTGCGTCCCGCCCTCGGGACGTTCTGGTGGGGCGTGCTGTTGGTGGCGCCGGGGTCGGCCTGGTATCACTGGGCCCCGGACGACGCCCGTCTGGTGTGGGACCGGCTGCCCATGAGCTTTGCCTTCATGGGGCTGTTCGCCGCCGTTCTCATCGACCGCCTCCGGATCGGGGGCCGGGTGCTTCCGGTTCTGGCGGCGCTGGGACCGGCGAGTGTCGGCATCTGGGTGCTAACCGGCGATCTGCGTTCGTACGGCCTGGTCCAGTTTCTGCCCATGGCCATGACGCTCGTCATCGTGTGCCGGCGTCCCCACGGCGCGATCCCGCAGACCGCCCTGATCTGGGCCCTGGGATGGTACGGGCTGGCCAAGCTGGCCGAGTGGCTCGATGGTGGAATCCTGAGGTGGACGGGACTCATCAGCGGCCATACCCTCAAGCATCTGCTGGCGGCGCTGGCCACCGCCAAACTGTGGCAGCCGGCAGACGTCGCCGCCGGCCGGGGTCAGGGCAGAGGCAGGTGGTCTGCTTCGAAAGACGCCGTCGATACCTCCCTGTAG
- the nagZ gene encoding beta-N-acetylhexosaminidase — MTEIVAGPFMLDLEGPELTAEEREWLRHPGVCGIILFARNYVEPAQIRDLIARVRQAAGRPLLIAVDQEGGRVQRFQHGFTRLPPAARYGEVYADDPARGLALAEQAGFLMAAELRAVGVDLSFAPVLDVDSGVSEVIGDRAFATAAEPVAALAGAFACGMRRAGMAAVGKHFPGHGGVAADSHHELPLDRRSLAQLEARDLLPFRRLIEAGLEAVMCAHVAYPQIDPLPAGFSRFWLQTVLRQRLGFGGAVFSDDLAMAGAAGMGDLQARAEAALAAGCDMLLACNCPQESIALLDRVAWRPEPARQRRLMALRARPVTPDPVRLEAARRQLASLA, encoded by the coding sequence ATGACCGAGATCGTCGCCGGCCCCTTCATGCTCGATCTGGAAGGGCCTGAGCTGACCGCCGAAGAACGGGAATGGCTAAGGCATCCCGGGGTCTGCGGCATCATCCTGTTCGCCCGCAACTACGTCGAGCCCGCCCAGATTCGGGACCTGATCGCCCGAGTCCGGCAGGCCGCAGGCCGGCCGTTGCTGATCGCCGTCGATCAGGAAGGCGGGCGGGTGCAGCGTTTCCAGCACGGTTTCACCCGGCTGCCGCCGGCAGCCCGTTATGGTGAGGTGTATGCGGACGATCCGGCCCGGGGGCTGGCGTTGGCGGAACAGGCCGGTTTTCTGATGGCGGCCGAGCTGCGGGCGGTGGGCGTGGATCTGAGCTTCGCTCCGGTGCTCGATGTGGACAGCGGCGTCAGCGAGGTCATCGGTGACCGCGCCTTTGCCACCGCAGCCGAGCCGGTAGCGGCGCTGGCAGGCGCCTTTGCCTGTGGCATGCGCCGGGCCGGCATGGCGGCGGTGGGCAAGCACTTTCCCGGTCACGGCGGGGTGGCGGCCGACTCTCACCACGAACTGCCACTGGATCGCCGCTCCCTGGCCCAATTGGAGGCCCGGGATCTGTTGCCCTTCCGGCGTCTGATTGAAGCGGGGCTGGAGGCGGTCATGTGCGCTCACGTGGCCTATCCGCAGATAGATCCCCTGCCGGCCGGATTTTCCCGTTTCTGGCTCCAAACCGTGCTGCGGCAGCGGCTGGGGTTCGGGGGCGCCGTTTTCAGCGACGACCTGGCAATGGCGGGCGCAGCCGGGATGGGCGACCTCCAGGCCCGCGCCGAGGCGGCCTTGGCGGCCGGCTGTGATATGCTGCTGGCATGCAATTGCCCGCAGGAGAGCATCGCCCTGCTCGACAGGGTCGCTTGGCGACCGGAGCCGGCCAGACAGCGGCGGCTGATGGCGCTGCGGGCCCGTCCGGTGACGCCGGACCCGGTCCGGCTCGAGGCGGCCCGCCGGCAGTTGGCGAGCCTGGCATGA
- a CDS encoding hypoxanthine-guanine phosphoribosyltransferase gives MTVLSLIEAVRRRAERLHSAAEVDAAITRMATTITADWADANPVVLCILNGAIVVTGRLLPRLDFPLELDSVHVTRYGRETCGGDLHWLHTPRTDLCGRNVLLVDDVLDEGITLAAIRDYCLEHGARAVRIAVLVDKKLPNPKPCRADYVGLVCDNRYIFGCGMDYQGYWRNLPDIYAVKER, from the coding sequence ATGACTGTTCTGTCCCTGATCGAGGCGGTGCGCCGGCGGGCTGAGCGCCTTCATTCGGCTGCGGAAGTGGATGCCGCCATCACCCGCATGGCGACCACCATCACTGCCGACTGGGCCGATGCCAACCCGGTGGTGCTGTGCATCCTCAATGGCGCCATCGTAGTGACCGGCCGCCTTCTCCCCCGGCTCGATTTCCCCCTGGAACTGGACAGCGTCCACGTCACCCGTTACGGGCGTGAAACCTGCGGCGGTGATCTCCACTGGCTTCACACCCCCCGCACGGATCTGTGTGGCCGCAACGTGTTGCTGGTGGACGACGTTCTCGACGAAGGCATCACCCTGGCGGCGATCCGCGACTATTGCCTGGAGCACGGTGCCAGGGCGGTACGGATCGCCGTTCTGGTGGACAAGAAGCTGCCCAACCCCAAGCCGTGCCGGGCCGACTATGTGGGGCTGGTCTGCGATAACCGCTATATCTTCGGCTGCGGGATGGATTACCAGGGTTATTGGCGCAATCTGCCCGACATCTATGCCGTGAAGGAGAGATAG
- a CDS encoding S-methyl-5'-thioinosine phosphorylase, producing the protein MKLAIIGGSGLGRIDGLQESRREAVTTPYGEPSAPLRYGILGNLEIVFLPRHGEGHSLPPHRINYRANIAALKQAGVTHVIAVAAVGGITQAMVPQALVVPDQIIDYTYGREHTFFDGRDGNVTHVDFTYPYSDALRYDLVAAARCADIDAVDGGCYGCTQGPRLETAAEIARMERDGCDLVGMTGMPEAALAREAGLEYACLAVVVNRAAGKAEGVVSMAEIDANLVAGMEKVRKVLGVLVGL; encoded by the coding sequence ATGAAACTGGCGATCATCGGCGGCTCTGGCCTGGGCCGCATCGACGGGCTGCAGGAAAGCCGCCGCGAAGCCGTCACGACCCCCTACGGGGAACCCTCGGCGCCCTTGCGTTACGGAATTCTCGGCAATCTGGAGATCGTGTTTCTGCCGCGTCACGGCGAGGGCCACTCCCTGCCGCCTCACCGCATCAACTACCGCGCCAACATTGCCGCGCTCAAACAGGCCGGCGTCACCCACGTCATCGCCGTGGCCGCCGTCGGTGGCATCACCCAGGCGATGGTCCCTCAGGCCCTGGTGGTGCCGGACCAGATCATCGATTACACCTACGGTCGGGAGCACACCTTCTTCGACGGCCGGGACGGCAACGTCACCCACGTGGATTTCACCTATCCCTACAGCGATGCTCTGCGCTACGATCTGGTCGCCGCCGCCCGCTGTGCCGATATCGACGCCGTCGACGGCGGCTGTTACGGTTGCACCCAGGGCCCGCGCCTGGAAACTGCCGCCGAGATCGCCCGTATGGAACGGGACGGCTGTGACCTGGTGGGCATGACCGGCATGCCCGAGGCCGCCCTGGCGCGCGAAGCCGGGCTGGAATACGCCTGTCTCGCCGTGGTGGTCAACCGGGCCGCCGGCAAGGCCGAGGGCGTGGTGTCGATGGCGGAAATCGACGCCAATCTGGTGGCGGGAATGGAGAAGGTGCGGAAGGTGCTGGGGGTGTTGGTGGGGCTGTAG
- a CDS encoding CsiV family protein, giving the protein MRRILPPGWFLAGLFLLVSLTAAAAPNHYQVAVVVFSQPIDTDEDLSDQPPIPWPSDLHEPNPLPPDQSELRSAYDRLRRATRYTPLLHLAWRQPAWPNRINAPYHVTNGANVNGVVRLQRGEYLHVIVDMEYRAPDGTVHTLREKRRVKFNETHYLDHPAFGVLIRVSP; this is encoded by the coding sequence ATGCGCCGAATCCTCCCGCCAGGCTGGTTCCTCGCCGGCCTCTTCCTGCTTGTGAGCCTCACCGCCGCCGCTGCCCCCAATCACTATCAGGTGGCGGTGGTGGTCTTCTCCCAGCCCATCGACACCGACGAAGACCTCAGCGACCAGCCACCCATCCCCTGGCCCAGCGACCTGCACGAGCCCAATCCGCTCCCGCCCGATCAATCGGAGCTGCGCTCGGCCTACGACCGCCTGCGGCGCGCCACCCGCTACACCCCCCTGCTGCACCTGGCCTGGCGTCAACCCGCCTGGCCCAACCGCATCAACGCCCCCTATCACGTCACCAACGGCGCCAACGTCAACGGCGTGGTGCGGCTGCAACGGGGCGAATATCTGCACGTGATCGTGGACATGGAATACCGGGCCCCGGATGGCACCGTGCATACGTTACGGGAGAAACGGCGGGTCAAGTTCAACGAAACCCACTATCTGGACCACCCGGCCTTCGGGGTACTGATCCGGGTGTCGCCCTGA